The following proteins are encoded in a genomic region of Brachypodium distachyon strain Bd21 chromosome 1, Brachypodium_distachyon_v3.0, whole genome shotgun sequence:
- the LOC100834385 gene encoding putative receptor-like protein kinase At4g00960 isoform X2: protein MRRICLLSPLSQGSGSGSGQRKKDDFPEVPRAPAPAAMLAGPLAAVLLLLLLPRARSFEDFTCDGAGTYGPNSTFPANLGLVAGALPGNASSAPTGFATAAAGTQPGRAYAMALCRGDVNGSACAACVSAAFRAAGAPDHCPNNTGVTMYEDSCVVRFSSGQQFLDFLRADQWQVRELNIRISQAPGNVSTVPSAWFSAAATAVLTAVVDRALAAQGNNSTGSKKYFATAEVEFDPKIYALAQCLPDMTPAQCQGCLGTNLQNQKPFLSIKRRWIIGLETWCNLRYSVQPFFDGPAMLLLPAPPAPAVMPPSPSATPDSGGAGNKTSAAGLSAGIACSVVLILVLWSIFAFVRFKRRTKTTEDDHPLKKIARAQCTIFDLLALQEATENFSQNNKLGEGGFGIVYKGILPDGQEIAVKKLLGRTGHGLQQLHNEVLLLAELQHKNLVRLQGFCSHRDDTLLVYEYIKNGSLDNFIFDTNEGNTLNWEQQYNIILGIAKGILYLHEDSSMRIIHRDLKANNILIDDDMDPKIADFGLARLLGEGHTNTRTARAVGTLGYMAPEYAIHGLVSPKIDIFSFGVLVLEIVTKRRNSSSDDSDAVNLLSDVWNCWTKGTISQMLDQSLHENARNQALRCIHIGLMCVQSDANDRPSISSVIFMLTRDNMEIQAPAQPAFFFGRESALASVPSDRSDFLLGMDVSVNGVTITELYPR from the exons ATGCGTCGTATCTGCCTGCTATCGCCGTTGTCGCAGGGGTCAGGCTCAGGCTCAGGCCAAAGAAAAAAGGACGATTTCCCCGAAGTGCCCCGCGCCCCCGCGCCAGCAGCGATGCTCGCCGGGCCCCTCGCTGCCGTCCTGCTACTCCTCTTGCTGCCGCGGGCTAGATCGTTCGAGGACTTCACCTGCGATGGCGCCGGCACCTACGGGCCCAACAGCACTTTCCCAGCCAACCTCGGCCTCGTCGCGGGGGCGCTCCCGGGGAacgcctcctccgcgcccaCGGGGTTCGCcaccgcggcggccggcacgCAGCCCGGCCGCGCCTACGCGATGGCGCTCTGCCGCGGCGACGTGAACGGctccgcctgcgccgcctgcGTGTCGGCCGCGTTCCGTGCCGCGGGCGCGCCGGACCACTGCCCCAACAACACCGGCGTCACCATGTACGAGGACAGCTGCGTCGTCCGCTTCTCCAGCGGCCAGCAGTTCCTCGACTTCCTCAGAGCGGACCAGTGGCAGGTCAGGGAGCTCAA TATTCGAATCTCCCAGGCTCCTGGGAACGTGTCGACGGTCCCGAGTGCCTGGTTCagtgccgccgccacggccgtgCTCACCGCCGTCGTCGACCGCGCGTTGGCCGCGCAGGGCAATAACTCGACCGGCAGCAAGAAGTACTTCGCCACGGCCGAGGTGGAGTTCGACCCCAAGATTTACGCGCTCGCCCAGTGCCTCCCGGACATGACGCCTGCGCAGTGCCAGGGCTGCCTCGGGACTAACCTCCAGAACCAAAAACCCTTTCTCAGCATCAAGCGCCGGTGGATCATAGGGCTTGAGACGTGGTGCAACCTGAGGTATAGCGTGCAGCCGTTCTTCGACGGCCCGGCGATGCTGCTGCTTCCAGCACCACCAGCGCCGGCAGTCATGCCCCCATCCCCATCTGCAACTCCAGATTCCGGAGGAGCAG GGAACAAAACCAGTGCAGCAGGACTCTCAGCAGGCATCGCTTGTTCCGTCGTCTTGATATTGGTTCTGTGGTCCATTTTCGCTTTCGTCCGGTTCAAGAGAAGGACTAAAACTACCGAGGACGACCACC CACTGAAGAAAATTGCAAGAGCACAATGCACGATCTTTGATTTGCTTGCACTGCAAGAGGCAACTGAAAACTTCTCACAGAACAACAAGCTCGGAGAAGGTGGTTTTGGTATTGTATACAAG GGGATACTGCCTGATGGTCAAGAAATAGCAGTGAAGAAACTGCTGGGAAGAACTGGGCATGGTTTGCAACAGCTACACAACGAGGTGCTACTATTGGCAGAGCTGCAGCACAAGAACCTTGTTCGATTGCAGGGGTTTTGCTCGCATAGGGATGATACGCTACTCGTTTATGAGTATATCAAGAATGGGAGCCTTGACAACTTTATATTCG ATACTAATGAGGGGAATACACTAAACTGGGAGCAACAATACAACATCATTCTTGGAATTGCCAAGGGTATATTGTATCTTCACGAGGACTCAAGCATGAGGATCATCCACCGGGACCTGAAAGCTAACAACATTCTTATCGATGATGACATGGATCCAAAAATCGCAGACTTTGGATTGGCGAGGCTGCTAGGAGAAGGTCATACTAATACTAGGACAGCTAGAGCTGTTGGAACACT TGGTTATATGGCACCGGAGTACGCGATACATGGACTCGTGTCACCCAAGATCGATATTTTCAGCTTTGGTGTGTTGGTCCTTGAAATTGTAACTAAGAGAAGGAATTCCAGTTCTGATGATAGTGATGCCGTGAATCTCCTTAGTGAT GTGTGGAATTGCTGGACAAAAGGGACCATATCTCAAATGCTAGACCAATCACTCCATGAAAACGCTCGAAACCAGGCGCTACGATGCATCCATATCGGGTTGATGTGCGTTCAATCGGACGCCAACGACAGGCCTTCTATATCATCCGTCATTTTCATGTTAACCAGAGATAACATGGAGATTCAGGCACCAGCACAGCCCGCGTTCTTCTTCGGGAGAGAATCAGCTTTAGCTTCTGTGCCGTCTGACCGATCAGATTTCTTATTGGGAATGGACGTGTCTGTGAATGGGGTTACAATTACTGAGCTGTATCCTAGGTAA
- the LOC100834385 gene encoding putative receptor-like protein kinase At4g00960 isoform X1: MRRICLLSPLSQGSGSGSGQRKKDDFPEVPRAPAPAAMLAGPLAAVLLLLLLPRARSFEDFTCDGAGTYGPNSTFPANLGLVAGALPGNASSAPTGFATAAAGTQPGRAYAMALCRGDVNGSACAACVSAAFRAAGAPDHCPNNTGVTMYEDSCVVRFSSGQQFLDFLRADQWQVRELNIRISQAPGNVSTVPSAWFSAAATAVLTAVVDRALAAQGNNSTGSKKYFATAEVEFDPKIYALAQCLPDMTPAQCQGCLGTNLQNQKPFLSIKRRWIIGLETWCNLRYSVQPFFDGPAMLLLPAPPAPAVMPPSPSATPDSGGAGRNKTSAAGLSAGIACSVVLILVLWSIFAFVRFKRRTKTTEDDHPLKKIARAQCTIFDLLALQEATENFSQNNKLGEGGFGIVYKGILPDGQEIAVKKLLGRTGHGLQQLHNEVLLLAELQHKNLVRLQGFCSHRDDTLLVYEYIKNGSLDNFIFDTNEGNTLNWEQQYNIILGIAKGILYLHEDSSMRIIHRDLKANNILIDDDMDPKIADFGLARLLGEGHTNTRTARAVGTLGYMAPEYAIHGLVSPKIDIFSFGVLVLEIVTKRRNSSSDDSDAVNLLSDVWNCWTKGTISQMLDQSLHENARNQALRCIHIGLMCVQSDANDRPSISSVIFMLTRDNMEIQAPAQPAFFFGRESALASVPSDRSDFLLGMDVSVNGVTITELYPR; encoded by the exons ATGCGTCGTATCTGCCTGCTATCGCCGTTGTCGCAGGGGTCAGGCTCAGGCTCAGGCCAAAGAAAAAAGGACGATTTCCCCGAAGTGCCCCGCGCCCCCGCGCCAGCAGCGATGCTCGCCGGGCCCCTCGCTGCCGTCCTGCTACTCCTCTTGCTGCCGCGGGCTAGATCGTTCGAGGACTTCACCTGCGATGGCGCCGGCACCTACGGGCCCAACAGCACTTTCCCAGCCAACCTCGGCCTCGTCGCGGGGGCGCTCCCGGGGAacgcctcctccgcgcccaCGGGGTTCGCcaccgcggcggccggcacgCAGCCCGGCCGCGCCTACGCGATGGCGCTCTGCCGCGGCGACGTGAACGGctccgcctgcgccgcctgcGTGTCGGCCGCGTTCCGTGCCGCGGGCGCGCCGGACCACTGCCCCAACAACACCGGCGTCACCATGTACGAGGACAGCTGCGTCGTCCGCTTCTCCAGCGGCCAGCAGTTCCTCGACTTCCTCAGAGCGGACCAGTGGCAGGTCAGGGAGCTCAA TATTCGAATCTCCCAGGCTCCTGGGAACGTGTCGACGGTCCCGAGTGCCTGGTTCagtgccgccgccacggccgtgCTCACCGCCGTCGTCGACCGCGCGTTGGCCGCGCAGGGCAATAACTCGACCGGCAGCAAGAAGTACTTCGCCACGGCCGAGGTGGAGTTCGACCCCAAGATTTACGCGCTCGCCCAGTGCCTCCCGGACATGACGCCTGCGCAGTGCCAGGGCTGCCTCGGGACTAACCTCCAGAACCAAAAACCCTTTCTCAGCATCAAGCGCCGGTGGATCATAGGGCTTGAGACGTGGTGCAACCTGAGGTATAGCGTGCAGCCGTTCTTCGACGGCCCGGCGATGCTGCTGCTTCCAGCACCACCAGCGCCGGCAGTCATGCCCCCATCCCCATCTGCAACTCCAGATTCCGGAGGAGCAGGTA GGAACAAAACCAGTGCAGCAGGACTCTCAGCAGGCATCGCTTGTTCCGTCGTCTTGATATTGGTTCTGTGGTCCATTTTCGCTTTCGTCCGGTTCAAGAGAAGGACTAAAACTACCGAGGACGACCACC CACTGAAGAAAATTGCAAGAGCACAATGCACGATCTTTGATTTGCTTGCACTGCAAGAGGCAACTGAAAACTTCTCACAGAACAACAAGCTCGGAGAAGGTGGTTTTGGTATTGTATACAAG GGGATACTGCCTGATGGTCAAGAAATAGCAGTGAAGAAACTGCTGGGAAGAACTGGGCATGGTTTGCAACAGCTACACAACGAGGTGCTACTATTGGCAGAGCTGCAGCACAAGAACCTTGTTCGATTGCAGGGGTTTTGCTCGCATAGGGATGATACGCTACTCGTTTATGAGTATATCAAGAATGGGAGCCTTGACAACTTTATATTCG ATACTAATGAGGGGAATACACTAAACTGGGAGCAACAATACAACATCATTCTTGGAATTGCCAAGGGTATATTGTATCTTCACGAGGACTCAAGCATGAGGATCATCCACCGGGACCTGAAAGCTAACAACATTCTTATCGATGATGACATGGATCCAAAAATCGCAGACTTTGGATTGGCGAGGCTGCTAGGAGAAGGTCATACTAATACTAGGACAGCTAGAGCTGTTGGAACACT TGGTTATATGGCACCGGAGTACGCGATACATGGACTCGTGTCACCCAAGATCGATATTTTCAGCTTTGGTGTGTTGGTCCTTGAAATTGTAACTAAGAGAAGGAATTCCAGTTCTGATGATAGTGATGCCGTGAATCTCCTTAGTGAT GTGTGGAATTGCTGGACAAAAGGGACCATATCTCAAATGCTAGACCAATCACTCCATGAAAACGCTCGAAACCAGGCGCTACGATGCATCCATATCGGGTTGATGTGCGTTCAATCGGACGCCAACGACAGGCCTTCTATATCATCCGTCATTTTCATGTTAACCAGAGATAACATGGAGATTCAGGCACCAGCACAGCCCGCGTTCTTCTTCGGGAGAGAATCAGCTTTAGCTTCTGTGCCGTCTGACCGATCAGATTTCTTATTGGGAATGGACGTGTCTGTGAATGGGGTTACAATTACTGAGCTGTATCCTAGGTAA
- the LOC100824644 gene encoding uncharacterized protein LOC100824644, which yields MRMAHRLLLLAGIVALLASPAAGVYPWPICGHSGNFAANSTYQANLARIAATLPKNASSSATLFATAQVGVVPEQVWALGLCRGDSNASSCFTCLDQAFTDLSNACAYTKDGTIYYDSCALHYSNIHFRASDNTEYSTTYRLRNDFNATLEPARFQSVVAALMNATVDYAAYNNSGRMYASGEADFDRELPKVYAWAQCTPDMAPARCRDCLGRIMEALPRQFTSAIGARVLGVRCSYRYETKPFFEGPVMVRLQGTSSASPGAPPAPAPTTVVPNVVTPGTAAPAAQGRKYSVPGMVLIVLLPTIAAINLVACLVLWMRRRPLAEAKQTYPGYSAEAEDIESVDSMLIDISTLRAATGDFAEINKLGEGGFGAVYKGILPDGDEIAVKRLSKSSTQGVGELKNELALVAKLKHKNLVRLVGVCLEQQERLLVYEFVPNRSLDIILFGDTEKREQLDWGKRYKIINGIARGLQYLHEDSQLKVVHRDLKASNILLDTNMNPKISDFGLARLFERDQTQGVTNRVVGTYGYMAPEYVMRGNYSVKSDAFSFGVMVLEIVTGRKNNDCYNSKQSEDLLNTMWEHWTAGTVLETVDPCMRSSFSESDVLRCIHVGLLCVQGNAADRPVMSSVVMMLGSETASLSAPSKPAFYARNPGANPGIASDVSTVSLQDESLFYQHCTCSVASKESTRSCRQKPRELDRCKQRDPRHSFVVLQSNNWFSMPRRESNNPFLISSSFYSPPWFHTLDRQTGFPAISMATGHRVLAHLTAMLLLVLVPILLLVPLAAAQPQVCGDSGSYARNSTYQSNLRRLSATLPADASSSTKLFATGSVGSIPDIVFALALCRGDVNASACEACVTTAFQDAQQLCPFDKDASIFYDLCLLHFSNQNFLPATDGHGNQFFFQSDSRKVSAPATVFDDAVGVLLNATADHAASSSSSRRFATGEEKFEGGGISAIYALVQCTPDLAPAACRSCLGDIIQQMPEFLSGGKSGRAFWIRCNYRYELYPFFSGSPLLRLPAPVFAGTPPSPRLPTSSPANVRPPMNERGWKRRSAAKISASVACTIGLVLMLSASAFIFFKKRKSQKKQPTPAFQNVARGKCMVFDLSTLQEATENFSKENKLGEGGFGIVYKGALSDGQDVAVKKLSHSTTEGLNQLHNEVQVLAQLQHTKLVRLLGYCSHQNEVMLVYEYVKNGSLDSFLFDDSRARKLNWDQRYNIIVGIAKGILYLHEDSSIRIIHRDLKSNNILLDEKLNPKIADFGLARLLGGGHTQTKTANVAGTYGYMAPEYAILGSVSPKIDVFSFGVLVLEIVTGRKNNSSDHSNSMVNLLSDVYNCWTNKMALQTVDQSLRAYSKSQVLRCIHIGLLCIQDDPDGRPRISSVVLMLTRDRVKLHPPGRPAFFFPRGSTSVVKHARHGNYIYDKSDVTTEDNFSVNDVTNTDPYPR from the exons ATGAGAATGGctcaccgcctcctcctgctggcgggcatcgTCGCCCTGCTCGCTTCCCCCGCGGCGGGCGTATACCCGTGGCCAATCTGCGGGCACTCAGGCAACTTCGCGGCCAACAGCACGTACCAGGCGAACCTGGCCCGCATCGCCGCCACGCTCCCCAAGAACGCTTCTTCATCGGCGACCCTCTTCGCCACGGCCCAGGTCGGCGTCGTCCCGGAGCAGGTCTGGGCGCTGGGGCTCTGCCGCGGCGACTCCAacgcctcctcctgcttcaCCTGCCTCGACCAGGCCTTCACGGACCTGTCCAACGCCTGCGCCTACACCAAGGACGGCACCATCTACTACGACTCCTGCGCGCTCCACTACTCCAACATCCACTTCCGGGCCTCCGACAACACCGAGTACAGCACCACGTACAGGCTCCGGAACGACTTCAACGCCACGCTGGAGCCGGCCCGGTTCCAAAGCGTCGTGGCGGCGCTCATGAACGCCACCGTGGACTACGCCGCGTACAACAACAGCGGGCGCATGTACGCGTCCGGGGAGGCCGATTTCGACCGGGAGCTGCCCAAGGTGTACGCCTGGGCGCAGTGCACGCCGGACATGGCGCCCGCGCGGTGCCGGGACTGCCTCGGCCGGATCATGGAGGCGCTGCCCAGGCAGTTCACCAGCGCCATCGGTGCCAGGGTTCTTGGGGTCAGGTGCAGTTACCGGTATGAGACCAAGCCCTTCTTCGAGGGCCCCGTCATGGTGCGGCTGCAAGGGACGTCCTCGGCCAGCCCTGGAGCGCCGCCGGCTCCTGCGCCCACGACTGTGGTGCCCAATGTTGTGACGCCGGGGACAGCGGCCCCGGCCGCACAAG GGAGAAAGTACAGTGTTCCTGGTATGGTTCTTATAGTTCTGCTGCCTACTATAGCAGCCATAAACCTCGTCGCCTGCCTCGTCCTctggatgcggcggcggccactgGCAGAAGCAAAGCAGACAT ATCCAGGCTATTCCGCTGAAGCCGAGGACATTGAAAGTGTAGACTCGATGCTGATCGACATCTCAACTTTGCGAGCTGCAACCGGAGATTTTGCGGAAATTAACAAGCTCGGTGAAGGCGGATTCGGTGCGGTGTACAAG GGCATTCTCCCGGATGGCGACGAAATAGCAGTGAAGAGACTGTCGAAGAGCTCAACGCAAGGAGTAGGGGAGCTGAAGAATGAGCTCGCCTTAGTTGCCAAGCTCAAGCACAAGAACCTTGTCAGGCTTGTCGGCGTCTGCTTGGAGCAGCAGGAGAGGCTGCTTGTCTACGAGTTCGTCCCTAACCGGAGCCTCGACATTATCCTTTTCG GTGATACTGAGAAACGCGAGCAACTGGACTGGGGAAAGAGGTACAAGATCATAAACGGAATCGCTCGAGGTCTACAGTACCTCCACGAAGACTCCCAGCTCAAAGTAGTCCATCGTGATCTCAAGGCCAGCAACATCTTGCTTGACACCAACATGAACCCCAAGATATCAGACTTCGGCCTCGCGAGGCTCTTCGAGCGAGACCAGACCCAGGGTGTCACGAACCGTGTCGTCGGAACATA TGGATACATGGCGCCGGAGTACGTGATGCGCGGGAACTACTCCGTGAAATCGGACGCGTTTAGTTTCGGGGTGATGGTCCTGGAGATCGTGACGGGGAGAAAGAACAACGACTGCTACAACTCCAAACAGTCTGAAGATCTCTTGAACACG ATGTGGGAGCATTGGACGGCCGGAACAGTGCTGGAGACGGTGGACCCGTGCATGAGAAGCAGCTTCTCGGAGAGCGACGTGCTAAGATGCATCCACGTAGGGCTTCTATGCGTTCAGGGGAACGCCGCGGACCGGCCGGTGATGTCGTCGGTAGTCATGATGCTGGGAAGCGAAACGGCCTCTCTCAGTGCCCCGTCCAAGCCGGCGTTCTATGCCAGGAACCCCGGTGCCAACCCAGGCATTGCGTCCGACGTGTCGACCGTGTCATTGCAGGATGAGTCC CTTTTTTATCAACATTGTACGTGCTCTGTAGCCAGCAAAGAATCTACCCGTTCCTGCAGGCAAAAGCCACGTGAACTTGACAGGTGCAAGCAGCGGGACCCACGTCATTCATTCGTTGTTCTGCAGTCAAACAATTGGTTCTCCATGCCACGTCGGGAGTCAAACAATCCTTTCCTGATTTCTAGTTCCTTCTACTCGCCGCCATGGTTTCACACGCTCGATCGCCAGACCGGCTTCCCTGCGATCTCCATGGCGACGGGCCACCGCGTCCTCGCCCACCTCACTGCGATGTTGCTACTCGTACTCGtacccatcctcctcctcgtgccGCTGGCCGCCGCGCAGCCACAGGTGTGCGGCGACAGCGGGAGCTATGCGCGCAACAGCACCTACCAATCCAACCTCCGGCGGCTCTCCGCCACCCTCCCCGCGGACGCCTCCTCGTCCACGAAGCTCTTCGCCACCGGCAGCGTCGGCTCCATTCCGGACATCGTCTTCGCCCTCGCGCTCTGCCGCGGCGACGTCAACGCCTCCGCCTGCGAGGCCTGCGTCACCACCGCCTTCCAGGACGCGCAGCAGCTCTGCCCCTTCGACAAGGATGCCTCCATCTTCTACGACCTCTGCCTCCTCCACTTCTCCAACCAGAACTTCCTGCCCGCCACCGACGGCCACGGCAACCAGTTCTTCTTCCAGTCGGACTCGCGGAAGGTGTCCGCGCCGGCGACGGTGTTCGACGACGCCGTGGGGGTGCTCCTGAACGCCACCGCCGACCACGCGGCGTCGAGCTCGTCGTCCAGGCGGTTTGCCACGGGTGAGGAGAAATTCGAAGGAGGCGGCATCTCCGCGATCTACGCCCTGGTGCAGTGTACGCCGGACTTGGCACCGGCCGCCTGCCGGAGCTGCCTCGGGGATATAATTCAGCAGATGCCCGAATTTCTCAGCGGTGGCAAGAGTGGGAGGGCCTTTTGGATCCGGTGCAACTATCGGTACGAGCTCTATCCTTTCTTCTCAGGCAGCCCTCTTTTGCGGCTTCCGGCGCCGGTGTTTGCTGGAACCCCGCCGTCGCCACGGCTTCCAACATCGTCGCCGGCGAACGTTAGACCGCCGATGAATGAAAGAG GGTGGAAGAGAAGATCAGCAGCAAAGATCTCTGCATCAGTCGCCTGTACCATTGGCTTAGTATTGATGCTTTCGGCTTCGGCGTTTATTttcttcaagaaaagaaagtctCAGAAGAAGCAGCCAA CACCAGCATTTCAGAATGTTGCGAGAGGAAAATGTATGGTCTTTGATTTATCTACACTACAAGAGGCAACCGAgaacttctccaaggagaataAACTTGGCGAGGGTGGTTTTGGTATTGTGTACAAG GGAGCACTCTCAGATGGGCAAGATGTGGCTGTGAAGAAACTTTCACATAGTACTACTGAGGGACTGAATCAGTTGCACAATGAAGTGCAAGTTCTGGCTCAGCTCCAGCATACAAAACTTGTCAGGTTACTGGGGTATTGCTCGCATCAGAATGAAGTGATGCTTGTCTATGAGTACGTAAAGAATGGGAGCCTCGACAGCTTTCTATTTG ATGATAGCAGGGCAAGGAAACTAAATTGGGATCAACGGTACAATATCATTGTTGGAATTGCCAAGGGAATATTGTATCTTCATGAAGACTCGAGCATAAGAATCATTCACCGTGATCTGAAGTCTAATAACATCTTACTGGACGAGAAACTGAATCCCAAAATTGCAGACTTCGGGCTGGCAAGGCTGCTAGGAGGAGGTCATACACAGACAAAGACAGCTAATGTTGCAGGAACATA TGGGTATATGGCACCGGAGTATGCAATACTTGGAAGTGTGTCACCCAAGATTGATGTTTTCAGCTTCGGTGTTTTGGTCCTCGAGATTGTAACTGGGAGAAAGAATAACAGTTCTGATCATTCGAATAGCATGGTGAATCTCCTAAGCGAT GTATACAACTGCTGGACTAATAAGATGGCATTGCAAACAGTTGACCAATCACTCCGTGCATATTCCAAAAGCCAAGTACTACGTTGCATCCACATCGGTCTTCTTTGCATCCAAGATGATCCAGATGGTAGACCAAGGATATCATCAGTTGTTCTAATGCTAACCAGAGACAGAGTAAAACTACATCCACCAGGACGACCAGCATTCTTCTTCCCGAGAGGCTCGACTTCAGTAGTCAAACATGCCAGACATGGTAACTACATATACGATAAGTCCGATGTGACCACGGAGGATAATTTCTCGGTGAATGATGTCACTAATACTGATCCATATCCTAGATAA
- the LOC100833466 gene encoding glucan endo-1,3-beta-glucosidase 7 — protein MALTCLLIVLLCVSLSLLFVNHAEAGEVGVSYGRIGNNLMDPASVVQLLNQNGITSIRVYDTDEAVLNSMANTGIKILVGLPNELVASAADDPSYALRWVQDNVKRHYPDAKINGVTVGNEVFNQASQLTSKLVPAMKNVQAALARLGLADAIKVTTPIALNALKQSSPPSQGAFRDDIAQSVMSPMLDFLDQTGSYLMVNIYPYYTYKDQQGDFSLAYATSGQNDGVLDSGTGVRYYSLFDAQLAAVHYANRRRGHPRVHVVVGETGWCSYCNNAVASKENAASYVNNVIRSTHSSSGGSAGTMGSNRTLAVGAAGAGTNGDFSVYIFALFNENQKPADEQNFGLFYPNGQAVYQVDFRGGGGGGGGGGTASWCVARSDVGDARLQAALDYACGHGADCSAIQPGKACYEPNTKAAHASYAFNDYYQSKGRASGTCDFAGAASVVYQQPSGTCDPKAASWCVANAAVGDARLQAALDYACGHGADCGAIQPGAQCFDPNTKVAHASYAMNDYYQRNGRTARSCDFGGAGSVVHQAPNTGNCVLPSRA, from the exons ATGGCGCTTACTTGCCTCCTCATCGTCCTCCTCTGCGTCTCACTGTCGCTCCTCTTCGTCAACCATGCAG AGGCGGGAGAGGTTGGGGTGAGCTACGGAAGGATCGGGAACAACTTGATGGACCCAGCGTCGGTGGTCCAGCTTCTGAACCAGAACGGGATCACGTCGATCAGGGTGTACGACACCGACGAGGCGGTCCTGAACTCGATGGCGAACACCGGAATCAAGATCCTGGTGGGTCTGCCCAACGAGCTGGTAGCCTCTGCGGCGGACGACCCTTCGTACGCGCTCCGGTGGGTGCAAGACAACGTGAAGCGGCACTACCCCGACGCGAAGATCAATGGCGTGACCGTCGGGAACGAGGTGTTCAACCAGGCAAGCCAACTCACCTCGAAGCTGGTCCCGGCCATGAAGAACGTCCAGGCGGCTCTCGCCAGGCTAGGCCTGGCGGACGCCATCAAGGTGACCACGCCGATCGCGTTGAACGCGCTCAAGCAATCGTCGCCACCGTCGCAGGGCGCGTTCCGGGACGACATCGCGCAGTCGGTGATGAGCCCCATGCTCGACTTCCTGGACCAGACGGGTTCTTACCTCATGGTCAATATCTACCCGTATTACACGTACAAGGATCAGCAAGGCGATTTCTCCCTCGCCTACGCGACGTCGGGGCAGAACGACGGCGTGCTCGACTCTGGGACGGGAGTCAGGTACTACAGCCTGTTTGACGCGCAGCTAGCCGCCGTGCACTATGCGAACCGCAGGCGCGGCCACCCAAGGGTGCACGTGGTGGTTGGGGAGACGGGGTGGTGCTCCTACTGCAACAACGCCGTGGCTTCCAAGGAGAACGCCGCAAGCTACGTGAATAACGTCATCCGGAGCACgcactcctcctccggcggcagcgccggcACCATGGGCAGCAACAGGACGCTTGCCGTGGGTGCTGCTGGGGCAGGCACAAACGGTGACTTCTCCGTGTACATCTTCGCCCTTTTCAACGAGAACCAGAAGCCCGCCGACGAGCAGAACTTCGGCCTGTTCTACCCGAACGGGCAAGCGGTGTACCAGGTCGACTtcaggggtggcggcggcggcggaggaggaggagggacggCAAGCTGGTGCGTGGCGAGGAGTGATGTCGGCGACGCGCGGCTGCAGGCGGCGCTGGACTACGCGTGCGGCCACGGGGCGGACTGCAGCGCTATCCAGCCCGGGAAAGCGTGCTACGAGCCCAACACCAAGGCCGCGCACGCGTCCTACGCCTTCAACGACTACTACCAGAGCAAGGGCCGGGCCAGCGGGACGTGCGacttcgccggcgccgcctccgtcgtGTACCAGCAGCCATCAGGCACCTGTGACCCGAAGGCGGCGAGCTGGTGCGTGGCGAATGCGGCCGTAGGGGACGCGCGGCTCCAGGCGGCGCTCGACTACGCGTGCGGCCACGGCGCGGACTGCGGCGCCATCCAGCCGGGGGCGCAGTGCTTCGACCCAAACACCAAGGTCGCGCACGCGTCCTACGCTATGAATGACTATTACCAGCGCAACGGCCGTACTGCCAGGTCCTGCGATTTCGGTGGCGCCGGCTCCGTCGTCCACCAGGCACCAA ACACAGGTAACTGCGTCCTCCCATCAAGGGCCTGA